In one window of bacterium DNA:
- a CDS encoding flagellar basal body-associated FliL family protein has translation KPKKAAFKPFENKLVLLAVIIVVQAALAVGVTQFVIVPKLQNLGAGDQVAEAEATGEHGQPAAKGKSGHGKPAKHGEAASLSGRGALVGLKEVTVSLRSEGAVTSYLRISVDLEVPDQTKVLLVEERLPHLRDIVIASLSNKYAADLRSLEGKEALKAELLRKLGEALPEAGLMNIYFSDLVVQ, from the coding sequence AAGCCCAAGAAGGCGGCCTTCAAGCCGTTCGAGAACAAGCTCGTGCTGCTGGCCGTGATCATCGTGGTGCAGGCCGCCCTGGCGGTCGGGGTGACCCAGTTCGTGATCGTGCCCAAGCTGCAGAACCTGGGCGCCGGGGACCAGGTGGCCGAGGCCGAGGCGACCGGCGAGCACGGCCAGCCCGCGGCCAAGGGCAAGTCCGGACACGGCAAGCCTGCGAAGCACGGCGAGGCCGCTTCGCTCAGCGGGCGCGGCGCGCTGGTCGGTCTCAAGGAAGTGACGGTCTCGCTGCGCTCCGAAGGCGCGGTGACGAGCTACCTGCGGATCAGCGTCGACCTCGAGGTCCCGGACCAGACGAAGGTCCTGCTCGTCGAGGAGCGCCTGCCGCACCTGCGCGACATCGTCATCGCCTCGCTGTCGAACAAGTACGCCGCCGACCTGCGCAGCCTCGAGGGCAAGGAGGCCCTCAAGGCGGAGCTGCTGCGCAAGCTGGGCGAGGCCCTGCCGGAAGCCGGGCTGATGAACATCTACTTCTCCGACCTGGTCGTGCAGTGA
- a CDS encoding FliM/FliN family flagellar motor switch protein — MSDSQQGRQDALDELLGQDDAGGEQAAVEQAAALVQGVSGSSSFDFSRPTKISRQFEKNLITFAEAFAKSSSLGLTGMLRANTGIGFRGLEVMNFGEFVGSMPPVTCAVNIGLAPLNGLSLLHLDAGMIYLMMMRLLGGPIEACRVERKFTDIELGVSRLVIDKLLAHVAEGAEKLVSMQPTFVHLENNPSYITTVTSGEPVLLIRFEIGIEELRGPLDLCIPLTAFEPVWHRFDPEENSEFRTPEEVRRDRQLLFEVVKGATADVVVNLADVNLTFENVLELKEGDVLPLYKSLQSPLVLEVQGKPMFRGLTGKLNQCRALKLTERLEEEE, encoded by the coding sequence ATGAGCGATTCGCAGCAGGGGCGGCAGGACGCCCTGGACGAGCTTCTCGGGCAGGACGACGCCGGCGGCGAGCAGGCGGCGGTCGAGCAGGCGGCGGCCCTCGTGCAGGGCGTGTCCGGCTCGTCCTCCTTCGACTTCAGCCGCCCGACCAAGATCTCGCGTCAGTTCGAGAAGAACCTGATCACCTTCGCCGAGGCCTTCGCCAAGTCGTCGTCGCTGGGCCTGACCGGCATGCTGCGGGCGAACACGGGCATCGGCTTCCGGGGCCTGGAGGTCATGAACTTCGGCGAGTTCGTGGGCTCGATGCCGCCGGTGACCTGCGCCGTCAACATCGGGCTGGCGCCGCTCAACGGCCTGTCCCTGCTCCACCTGGACGCGGGCATGATCTACCTGATGATGATGCGCCTGCTCGGCGGCCCCATCGAGGCCTGCCGCGTCGAGCGCAAGTTCACCGACATCGAACTGGGCGTCTCCCGCCTGGTCATCGACAAGCTGCTGGCGCACGTCGCCGAAGGGGCCGAGAAGCTCGTCTCGATGCAGCCGACCTTCGTGCACCTCGAGAACAACCCGTCCTACATCACGACCGTGACCAGCGGCGAGCCCGTCCTGCTGATCCGGTTCGAGATCGGGATCGAGGAGCTGAGGGGGCCGCTGGACCTGTGCATCCCGCTGACGGCCTTCGAACCGGTCTGGCACCGCTTCGACCCGGAGGAGAATTCCGAATTCCGCACGCCGGAAGAGGTGCGACGGGACCGGCAATTGCTATTCGAAGTGGTCAAGGGAGCCACGGCCGACGTGGTGGTCAACCTGGCGGACGTGAACCTCACGTTCGAAAACGTCCTGGAGCTGAAGGAGGGGGACGTGCTGCCGCTGTACAAGTCGCTGCAGTCCCCGCTGGTGCTGGAGGTCCAGGGCAAGCCCATGTTCCGCGGGCTGACCGGCAAGCTGAACCAGTGCCGCGCCCTGAAGCTCACCGAACGACTGGAAGAAGAGGAGTAG
- the fliN gene encoding flagellar motor switch protein FliN, whose product MADGIQNNVFGGGAAAVADADPATRQHGLDPDQMRLAEPEEDLAAIAPEIRNIGVLLDIDMKLTVELGRARMKIRDIMNLSPGAVVELGKAPNEPVDIMVNGVLLARGEVVVVDEQFAVRITKLLSRTERIKRLT is encoded by the coding sequence ATGGCCGACGGCATCCAGAACAACGTCTTCGGGGGCGGCGCCGCGGCCGTGGCCGACGCGGACCCCGCGACCCGGCAGCACGGCCTCGACCCCGACCAGATGCGCCTCGCCGAGCCCGAGGAGGATCTCGCCGCCATCGCCCCGGAGATCCGCAACATCGGCGTCCTGCTCGACATCGACATGAAGCTGACCGTCGAGCTGGGGCGGGCCCGGATGAAGATCCGCGACATCATGAACCTGAGCCCGGGCGCCGTGGTCGAGCTCGGCAAGGCTCCCAACGAGCCCGTGGACATCATGGTCAACGGCGTGCTGCTGGCCCGCGGCGAGGTCGTCGTGGTGGACGAGCAGTTCGCGGTGCGCATCACCAAGCTGCTGAGCCGCACCGAACGCATCAAGAGGCTGACCTGA
- a CDS encoding flagellar biosynthetic protein FliO: MPAANAAIPFLAVQTATGALAWLKPVGGLVVVFTLLLLFLKLLGRFQGGRSGAAAAMIAVHAVGPRRAVELLRCGDEVFTLYRHDQSVVLLDRAPYDPARHAPQAPALPVVGLPDRLLDRFRARRRPDA, from the coding sequence GTGCCGGCCGCGAACGCAGCGATCCCCTTCCTGGCCGTCCAGACCGCCACCGGCGCCCTGGCCTGGCTGAAACCGGTCGGCGGCCTGGTCGTCGTCTTCACGCTGCTGCTGCTGTTCCTGAAGCTGCTGGGGCGGTTCCAGGGCGGCCGCTCCGGCGCCGCCGCCGCGATGATCGCCGTCCACGCCGTCGGCCCCCGCCGCGCCGTCGAGCTGCTGCGCTGCGGCGACGAGGTCTTCACGCTGTACCGCCACGACCAGTCCGTCGTCCTGCTCGACCGCGCGCCCTACGATCCGGCGCGGCACGCGCCCCAGGCGCCCGCGCTGCCGGTCGTCGGTCTCCCGGACCGCCTTCTG